The proteins below come from a single Anaerolineae bacterium genomic window:
- a CDS encoding ABC transporter permease yields the protein MKWRELLIGLVATFIIWQGLAMLLNRHVFPPPIEVMVVFVQQIWGSLGRHFLVSAWRVVAAIGLAVLVAVPIGLGLGQTPTLNKLFSPLIYIAHPIPKIVFLPIILILLGAGDMSKIFIIGIILFFQILVVVRDEAAQLRPELILSVRSIGAGRRALFRFVYFPATIPAVLTALRISVGTAIAVLFFAESFATTSGLGYYILVESWGALRYAQMYAGVLAMSLLGLMLYFLIDTLDRRLAPWREDERQ from the coding sequence ATGAAATGGCGGGAGTTGCTCATCGGGCTGGTCGCCACTTTTATCATCTGGCAAGGGTTGGCGATGCTGCTCAATCGGCATGTGTTCCCTCCTCCCATTGAAGTGATGGTGGTTTTTGTTCAACAAATCTGGGGCAGCCTGGGCCGCCACTTTCTGGTTTCAGCCTGGCGGGTCGTGGCGGCCATTGGCTTGGCCGTGCTGGTGGCCGTGCCCATTGGCCTGGGGCTGGGCCAAACGCCAACCCTGAACAAACTTTTCTCGCCCCTGATCTACATCGCCCATCCTATCCCCAAGATTGTGTTTTTGCCCATCATTCTTATTTTGCTGGGCGCGGGCGATATGAGCAAAATTTTTATTATTGGCATTATTCTGTTTTTTCAAATTTTGGTAGTGGTGCGGGATGAGGCGGCGCAACTGCGCCCGGAATTGATCCTGTCGGTGCGGTCCATTGGCGCGGGGCGGCGAGCGTTATTCCGCTTTGTTTATTTTCCGGCCACCATCCCCGCCGTGTTAACCGCGCTGCGTATCAGTGTGGGCACGGCCATTGCGGTGCTTTTTTTTGCCGAAAGTTTTGCCACCACTTCCGGCCTGGGATATTACATTTTGGTAGAAAGTTGGGGCGCTTTGCGGTATGCTCAAATGTATGCCGGGGTATTGGCCATGAGCCTGTTGGGGTTGATGCTTTACTTTTTAATTGACACCCTGGACCGGCGCCTGGCCCCGTGGCGCGAGGATGAGCGGCAATGA
- a CDS encoding ABC transporter ATP-binding protein has translation MADLAETIINLNSITFAYPGGATIFKNFSWQVRRGDIWAIIGASGCGKSTLLYLIAGLRRPTGGQVLIDNRPILRPRPRTGLILQDYGLLPWATVWDNAALGLDIRRFYGPDGKHTPVDELLTDKKKRVNYWLERLGINHVAQQYPNQISGGQRQRTAIARTLVLNPDLLLMDEPFGALDALTREDLQRLTLELRAERNLTTIIVTHNIDEAVFMGQKILVLAQPPTTEAIVVDNPLAGTPHFREQAEFFRRCNRLRELLGEPTA, from the coding sequence ATGGCTGATCTGGCGGAAACCATCATCAATCTAAACAGTATCACCTTTGCCTATCCCGGCGGGGCGACCATTTTTAAAAACTTCTCCTGGCAGGTCCGGCGCGGCGATATTTGGGCCATCATTGGGGCCAGCGGCTGTGGAAAGAGTACGCTACTTTACCTGATTGCCGGGCTACGCCGGCCCACCGGCGGCCAGGTATTGATAGACAACCGGCCTATCCTCCGGCCTCGCCCCAGGACCGGGCTTATCTTGCAGGATTATGGCTTGTTGCCCTGGGCCACGGTGTGGGATAATGCGGCCCTGGGCCTGGACATCCGCCGTTTTTATGGGCCGGATGGCAAACACACGCCGGTAGACGAACTCCTGACCGATAAAAAGAAGCGGGTGAACTATTGGCTGGAACGATTGGGCATCAACCACGTGGCCCAACAGTATCCCAATCAAATTTCCGGCGGCCAGCGCCAGCGCACCGCCATCGCCCGCACGCTGGTTCTCAACCCCGATTTACTGCTGATGGATGAACCTTTTGGGGCGTTGGACGCCCTGACCCGCGAAGATTTGCAGCGGCTCACCCTGGAGCTACGCGCCGAACGCAACTTGACCACGATCATCGTTACCCACAATATTGACGAGGCCGTTTTTATGGGCCAGAAGATTTTGGTGCTGGCGCAACCACCCACCACCGAGGCCATTGTGGTTGATAATCCACTGGCCGGGACACCTCACTTTCGAGAGCAGGCCGAATTTTTCCGGCGTTGTAATCGGCTGCGGGAGTTGCTGGGGGAACCAACGGCATGA
- a CDS encoding PLP-dependent transferase — MAKFLADHPPVKHVNYPGLPDHPQHHLTKKQMKGAGGLLSFVVPGGMPGAA; from the coding sequence GTGGCCAAGTTTTTGGCCGATCATCCCCCGGTGAAACACGTCAATTATCCCGGCTTGCCGGATCATCCGCAGCACCACCTGACTAAAAAACAAATGAAGGGAGCAGGCGGCTTGCTTTCTTTTGTGGTTCCCGGTGGTATGCCGGGAGCAGCGTAG
- a CDS encoding PLP-dependent transferase: MDKLQLVIHAVTFGAGRTIRMHPPTITHEHLTPKERVAVGIDDGLIRLSIGLEDPADIITDLNRGLT, encoded by the coding sequence GTGGACAAACTGCAACTGGTGATTCACGCAGTTACGTTTGGCGCCGGCCGGACCATCCGCATGCATCCGCCCACCATCACCCACGAACACCTGACCCCCAAAGAGCGAGTCGCTGTGGGGATAGATGATGGGCTTATCCGTCTTTCCATAGGTTTGGAAGACCCCGCGGACATTATTACTGATCTGAACCGGGGCCTCACTTGA